In a single window of the Candidatus Lernaella stagnicola genome:
- a CDS encoding AMP-binding protein has protein sequence MTNPFYVDESSPWFSEEAGWPPEVPKNHDFEKITMGEALDRAAKENPDNHVMWFLETYMTFADFNDKVNRFAAAIHGLGLRKGDVLALMLPNSFQYAIGYYACARVGVIVTGVNPTYKAGEVKHQMKLTGAKAIVVLDVLYKDAIEPIIRDTSIEHLIVTNVTDLAAISGFKRWLGKRLGKIPTAPAPKGALQFTDLLKTDPKLPDVDVSADDVHTYIMTGGTTGVPKAAVLTHFNCVSNAMQSRLWLHKMEVGTASIGVIPVFHSFAMTCVMNICALHGGMMILFPRPPKDADLVDTIMRITPPQGCLYPGAEVLFKRLGEWPEIKNFDLSGKIVLCVSGAGPLHRPVQEKFEEATGARLVEGYGLSETSPVVSAGPFWGNRKIGTIGLPFTGTEWRIVDSGDATKQLPFDEAGEIAVAGPQVMKEYLNNPNETAETIVEMDGKRWLLTGDIGRMDPQGRITIEDRKKQLIKFKGYSVYPTEIETMVMEHPAVNEVAVAGIPHEKFGEVIKAWIVLNLDKKGQIEPEEIIAWAKQNFTHYKVPYSVQFIDELPKTLVGKVLRRVLQEADPAFQAAKQKQESKS, from the coding sequence ATGACAAACCCGTTTTACGTAGACGAATCGAGTCCGTGGTTTTCAGAAGAAGCCGGTTGGCCGCCGGAAGTGCCGAAGAACCACGACTTTGAAAAAATCACGATGGGCGAGGCGCTGGATCGTGCCGCGAAGGAAAACCCCGACAATCATGTGATGTGGTTTCTCGAGACTTACATGACTTTCGCTGATTTCAACGACAAGGTGAACCGCTTCGCCGCCGCGATTCACGGCCTGGGCCTGCGCAAAGGCGACGTGTTGGCGCTCATGCTGCCCAATAGCTTCCAGTACGCCATCGGCTATTACGCTTGCGCCCGCGTCGGCGTGATTGTCACCGGTGTCAATCCGACCTACAAAGCGGGCGAAGTTAAGCACCAAATGAAACTCACCGGCGCCAAGGCGATCGTCGTTCTCGACGTGCTCTACAAAGACGCCATCGAACCGATTATCCGGGATACATCGATCGAACATCTGATCGTCACCAACGTGACCGATCTGGCCGCGATTTCCGGCTTCAAACGGTGGCTCGGCAAAAGGCTGGGCAAAATCCCCACGGCGCCGGCTCCAAAGGGCGCGCTGCAATTCACCGATTTGCTCAAAACGGATCCCAAGCTGCCCGACGTGGATGTCTCCGCCGACGATGTGCACACCTACATCATGACCGGCGGCACAACCGGCGTGCCCAAAGCGGCCGTGCTGACGCACTTCAACTGCGTCTCCAACGCCATGCAATCGCGCCTGTGGCTGCACAAAATGGAAGTGGGCACCGCGTCCATCGGCGTGATCCCCGTGTTCCATTCCTTTGCCATGACGTGCGTGATGAACATCTGCGCGTTGCACGGCGGCATGATGATCCTCTTCCCCAGGCCGCCGAAGGATGCGGACTTAGTGGACACCATCATGCGCATTACGCCGCCCCAGGGTTGCCTGTATCCGGGAGCCGAAGTGCTCTTCAAACGCCTGGGCGAGTGGCCGGAAATCAAGAACTTCGACCTCAGCGGCAAAATCGTGCTGTGCGTTTCGGGCGCCGGTCCGCTGCACCGCCCCGTTCAGGAAAAGTTTGAAGAGGCGACGGGCGCGCGGTTGGTCGAGGGCTACGGGCTCAGCGAAACTTCGCCGGTGGTCTCGGCAGGTCCCTTCTGGGGCAATCGCAAAATCGGCACGATCGGGCTGCCTTTCACCGGCACCGAATGGCGCATTGTCGATTCCGGCGATGCTACCAAGCAGTTGCCGTTCGACGAAGCGGGCGAAATCGCCGTCGCCGGGCCGCAAGTGATGAAAGAGTACCTCAACAATCCGAACGAGACGGCGGAGACCATCGTCGAAATGGACGGCAAGAGATGGTTGCTGACCGGCGATATCGGCCGCATGGATCCGCAGGGGCGCATCACGATCGAGGATCGCAAGAAGCAACTCATCAAATTCAAGGGATACAGCGTCTACCCGACCGAAATCGAAACCATGGTGATGGAACACCCGGCGGTCAACGAAGTCGCCGTGGCGGGTATTCCGCACGAAAAATTCGGCGAGGTCATCAAGGCGTGGATTGTGCTGAATCTGGACAAGAAGGGCCAGATCGAGCCGGAGGAAATCATCGCCTGGGCGAAGCAGAACTTCACCCATTACAAGGTACCGTATTCGGTGCAGTTCATCGACGAACTGCCCAAAACGCTGGTTGGCAAGGTGTTGCGTCGCGTCTTGCAGGAAGCCGACCCCGCCTTCCAGGCGGCCAAGCAGAAGCAAGAAAGTAAAAGCTAA
- a CDS encoding response regulator, with protein MTTPTKILLVEDNQDLLDIIHHFLDAYGFSVIPAKNGQEALELFEREMPNIVLSDVLLPKVNGFQVCEKIKKSGRNVPVVLMSALYKTYNLQQEAKTKYGADEYLIKPLNLVEVARLLCRLLGIERPEHVDSETDTEDGNAKAAGSGSAALHLVDDSSEEEPASEASETEALPDTGTIEQTPIVELFGNLFCRGVTAKFKVTADGALRTAYFKNGIPVFVNSNLPEENFTQLVIDDGRVTADQLQRLQTMAKDRGVTVGKLLVENGYIDPADLAEYLLREVDVRLAAMLNLRDGAYSVEADDSWIEKIKRPELDIFDQVYQAVQRNFDEAALKTRYDGAEDRVVAKNEANLPLAGQIDWQGSHLEAFIQIDGEHTICEIIDESGQSELVVMQLLYTLQLFDMIRLR; from the coding sequence ATGACCACTCCCACGAAAATTCTTCTAGTCGAAGACAATCAGGACCTGCTCGACATCATTCATCACTTTCTCGACGCCTATGGTTTCTCGGTCATACCGGCCAAAAACGGGCAGGAGGCGCTGGAACTATTCGAACGGGAGATGCCGAACATCGTTCTTTCCGATGTGTTGCTTCCAAAGGTCAACGGTTTTCAGGTGTGCGAGAAAATCAAAAAAAGCGGCCGCAATGTGCCGGTCGTGCTGATGAGCGCGCTGTACAAAACCTATAATCTGCAACAGGAAGCCAAGACGAAGTACGGTGCCGACGAATACCTCATCAAACCCTTGAACCTCGTGGAAGTGGCGCGACTGCTCTGCCGCTTGCTGGGTATCGAACGGCCCGAACATGTTGACTCGGAAACGGATACCGAGGATGGAAACGCGAAGGCGGCCGGCAGTGGATCGGCGGCGTTGCACCTGGTCGACGATTCCTCGGAGGAGGAGCCGGCGTCCGAAGCGAGTGAAACCGAAGCCCTGCCGGACACCGGTACGATCGAGCAGACTCCCATCGTCGAACTATTCGGCAACCTGTTCTGCCGGGGCGTGACGGCCAAGTTCAAGGTCACGGCCGACGGGGCACTGCGGACCGCGTACTTCAAAAACGGCATTCCCGTTTTCGTAAACAGCAATCTGCCCGAGGAAAACTTCACTCAACTCGTTATCGACGACGGACGCGTGACCGCCGATCAACTGCAACGGCTCCAGACGATGGCCAAGGATCGGGGTGTTACCGTCGGCAAACTGCTGGTCGAGAACGGATACATCGATCCGGCGGACCTGGCCGAATATTTGCTGCGGGAAGTTGATGTGCGCTTGGCGGCGATGCTCAACCTGCGTGACGGCGCCTACTCGGTGGAGGCCGACGATTCCTGGATCGAAAAAATCAAGCGACCCGAGTTGGATATTTTCGACCAGGTTTACCAAGCCGTGCAGCGCAATTTCGATGAGGCCGCGCTTAAAACCCGCTACGACGGAGCCGAAGACCGGGTTGTCGCCAAGAACGAAGCCAATCTACCCTTGGCCGGCCAAATCGATTGGCAAGGCAGCCATTTGGAAGCCTTCATACAAATCGACGGCGAACACACGATATGCGAAATCATTGACGAGTCCGGGCAATCGGAACTCGTCGTTATGCAGTTGCTCTACACGCTACAGCTATTTGACATGATCCGCCTTCGCTAG
- a CDS encoding PleD family two-component system response regulator encodes MNEDRSYRILVVDDNPDNVDLLTQYLTGLGYEVIPAYDGEEAMMVAARLPVDLILLDVMMPKLSGFDVCRRLKSADETTFIPIVLVTVRDDTQSKLEGFAAGADDYITKPFDIEELSARVKSLLRIKTLQDELRAANARLAEMSVTDGLTGLFNHRYFVEQLQVEVSRAIRYNRPLAVIMLDIDHFKNVNDTYGHLFGDYVLRKISDVFQRMVRAGDTVARYGGEEFAILVTETEGAQALAERIRVAVEKADFLYEGQQTPVRVSAGVCQAKAGEVDDGNELLRVADEALYDAKEHGRNRVVVKVKESDGNGKN; translated from the coding sequence GTGAACGAAGATCGCAGCTACCGAATTTTAGTGGTCGACGACAACCCGGATAATGTCGACCTGTTAACGCAGTATCTCACCGGGTTGGGCTACGAAGTAATACCCGCTTACGACGGCGAAGAAGCGATGATGGTCGCTGCGCGCCTTCCGGTTGATTTGATCCTCCTGGACGTCATGATGCCCAAACTGAGCGGCTTCGACGTCTGCCGCAGACTCAAAAGCGCCGACGAGACAACGTTCATTCCCATCGTGTTGGTTACGGTGCGCGACGACACGCAGTCCAAGCTCGAAGGTTTCGCCGCCGGCGCCGACGATTACATTACCAAGCCGTTCGATATCGAGGAACTGTCGGCCCGTGTTAAAAGCCTCCTGCGCATCAAAACGCTGCAGGACGAACTGCGCGCCGCCAATGCGCGCCTCGCCGAAATGTCGGTCACCGACGGCCTGACCGGGCTGTTCAACCACCGGTACTTCGTCGAGCAATTGCAGGTGGAAGTCAGCCGCGCAATTCGGTACAACCGACCGCTCGCCGTGATCATGCTCGATATCGACCACTTCAAAAACGTCAACGACACTTACGGACACTTGTTCGGCGACTATGTGCTGAGGAAAATCTCCGATGTTTTTCAGCGCATGGTGCGCGCCGGCGATACTGTGGCCCGCTACGGCGGCGAGGAATTCGCCATCCTCGTGACGGAAACCGAGGGCGCGCAAGCCCTGGCCGAACGAATTCGTGTCGCGGTGGAGAAAGCCGATTTTCTGTACGAGGGGCAACAAACGCCCGTGCGGGTTTCAGCCGGCGTCTGTCAGGCGAAAGCCGGGGAAGTCGACGACGGTAACGAACTGCTGCGCGTCGCCGACGAGGCGCTGTATGACGCCAAGGAACACGGCCGAAACCGGGTTGTGGTGAAAGTCAAAGAATCAGACGGCAACGGAAAGAATTGA
- a CDS encoding response regulator — protein sequence MRKRILIVEDVEDNRDLLVQFFEGQYEIFEAADGQVGIAMAERLRPDLILMDLSLPVIDGWQATAALKADARTREIPIIAITAHAMVGDEQKALAAGCDGYISKPVDFNELERIVKKYLDSP from the coding sequence ATGCGAAAAAGAATTTTGATCGTGGAAGACGTTGAGGACAACCGCGATTTGCTGGTACAATTTTTTGAAGGCCAATACGAAATCTTCGAGGCCGCCGACGGGCAGGTGGGAATTGCGATGGCTGAGCGATTGCGGCCGGACCTGATCCTTATGGATCTGTCCCTGCCGGTGATCGACGGATGGCAGGCGACTGCTGCGCTCAAAGCGGATGCGCGGACGCGTGAGATCCCGATCATCGCCATTACGGCCCACGCGATGGTCGGCGACGAGCAAAAAGCATTGGCCGCCGGATGCGACGGATACATATCGAAGCCGGTGGATTTTAATGAACTGGAGCGCATCGTAAAGAAATACTTGGACAGCCCGTGA
- a CDS encoding ATP-binding protein — translation MKTLSIYQKLILYFLLVSLIPLAGFGAFSYLQLSRTDRGNFREMISLIAVQTAYMVERELESRRNEVVAWADLLPVDAGAVDSGDHAALFDSLDRLVTAFPMYDLLLVTDANHRVIATNRHDPAGRELAVGRLAGNLLSNGPWFSEAGEKGNYLSAVRLSNVIAEVYGARRESVNVAAPIRREGKTAGFLVAYLNWSYLQDILSVAQGAHADDLSGTLFMLSLRDNRYLAHPNADLNGQPYPLNVDLSDIVEHRPTGVLHLDWPLPKTVAYAQVRGGSSIGKLPWIVSMEVPDEVIYHQARVLRFTFVALFIFTAVVIITVVSILSRRISEPILRLMMGAQAIAAGRMDIELPVRSVDELGILANTFNQMSDSLRERDDQLRLSNQHLEEANRLKSQFLANVSHELRTPMNSIIGFTTLVLQRSGDGLPEQQNQNLVKVRRNALHLLKLLNSILDLSKIEAGGMVVVVDEFPMRSMLEGCTYTIAPLLEKRPIEISVAASDDELTVHTDRQKLQQILINLLGNAVKFTERGYIRVGYEVTAHSGLAETEAGPWVRIWVEDSGIGIHERELDNIFSEFRQVDGSPSRRYGGTGLGLSISKKLAKLLGGDILVQSEPGFGSTFTLVIPVRHRSAEPLVRDETDHPLPNRRDAAPPDEGVRNI, via the coding sequence ATGAAAACACTGTCGATCTACCAGAAACTCATCTTGTACTTCCTGTTGGTCAGTCTGATTCCGTTGGCCGGCTTCGGCGCGTTCTCCTATTTGCAGCTTTCCCGAACCGATCGCGGCAATTTTCGCGAGATGATTTCGCTGATCGCCGTGCAAACCGCATACATGGTCGAGCGCGAACTCGAGTCGCGACGAAATGAAGTGGTCGCCTGGGCCGACCTGCTGCCCGTAGACGCCGGCGCGGTAGATAGTGGCGATCACGCCGCTTTATTCGACTCCCTCGACCGGCTGGTCACCGCTTTTCCCATGTACGATCTGCTCCTCGTGACCGACGCGAATCACAGGGTCATCGCCACCAATCGCCACGACCCGGCCGGGCGCGAATTGGCTGTGGGCCGTCTCGCCGGCAATTTGCTGAGTAACGGCCCGTGGTTTTCCGAGGCCGGCGAAAAAGGGAATTACCTATCCGCAGTGCGGCTCTCCAACGTCATCGCCGAGGTATACGGCGCTCGCCGGGAGAGCGTCAACGTGGCCGCGCCCATTCGCCGCGAAGGAAAGACCGCGGGCTTTCTGGTCGCCTACCTGAATTGGTCCTACCTGCAGGACATCCTCAGTGTCGCGCAGGGGGCGCATGCCGACGACTTGTCCGGCACGCTGTTCATGCTGAGTTTGCGTGACAATCGCTACCTGGCGCACCCCAACGCGGACCTCAACGGCCAGCCGTACCCGCTGAATGTCGACCTGTCCGACATCGTCGAGCACCGCCCCACGGGCGTTCTGCATTTGGATTGGCCGCTACCTAAAACCGTGGCCTACGCCCAGGTGCGCGGCGGGTCGAGCATTGGAAAACTGCCTTGGATCGTGAGCATGGAAGTACCCGATGAGGTGATCTACCACCAGGCGCGCGTGTTGCGATTCACGTTTGTGGCGCTGTTCATCTTCACCGCGGTGGTCATCATCACCGTCGTTTCCATCCTTTCCCGGCGCATCTCCGAACCCATCCTTCGCTTGATGATGGGCGCGCAGGCGATTGCCGCCGGGCGGATGGATATCGAATTGCCGGTGCGCAGCGTCGACGAACTGGGCATTCTGGCCAACACCTTCAACCAGATGTCCGATTCGCTTCGCGAGCGCGACGACCAACTTCGCCTAAGCAATCAACATCTCGAGGAAGCCAATCGGCTCAAGAGCCAGTTTCTGGCCAACGTCAGCCACGAATTGCGCACCCCGATGAATTCCATCATCGGCTTCACGACACTCGTGCTGCAGCGTTCGGGCGACGGGCTGCCTGAACAACAAAATCAGAATCTCGTCAAGGTGCGCCGCAACGCTCTTCATCTGCTCAAACTGCTGAATTCGATTCTCGACCTATCCAAAATAGAGGCGGGCGGCATGGTCGTGGTCGTCGACGAGTTCCCCATGCGTAGCATGCTTGAGGGATGCACGTACACGATCGCGCCGTTGCTCGAAAAGCGTCCCATCGAAATATCCGTGGCGGCATCCGATGACGAATTGACCGTGCACACCGACCGCCAAAAGCTGCAGCAGATCCTCATCAACCTGTTGGGTAATGCCGTGAAATTCACGGAACGGGGATATATTCGCGTCGGTTACGAAGTGACCGCGCATTCCGGACTCGCCGAAACCGAAGCCGGACCCTGGGTGCGTATCTGGGTCGAAGACAGCGGCATCGGCATCCACGAACGAGAACTGGATAACATCTTCTCCGAGTTCCGGCAGGTCGACGGCTCGCCCAGCCGACGCTACGGCGGCACAGGCCTTGGTTTGTCCATTTCCAAGAAGTTGGCAAAACTCTTGGGTGGTGATATTTTGGTGCAAAGCGAACCGGGCTTCGGCTCGACATTTACGTTGGTCATACCTGTGCGGCACCGGTCCGCCGAGCCTTTGGTCCGCGACGAAACGGACCATCCGTTGCCGAATAGGCGAGATGCGGCGCCGCCCGATGAAGGAGTACGGAACATCTGA
- the lepB gene encoding signal peptidase I: MYLSRRLKRARRTAHRDLARITRRLDIETELFNERAREVIGRKVEACEAALKTDDPRRIEAALAECKATTDAYLPAWRRSNVRENVEVVLVALLLFIVIRTFVVQAFKIPSGSMIPTLRVGDHILVNKFIYGINIPFTDWKIPLSKPRRGDVVVFLWPVDQKTDYIKRVVGVPGDVVKIKGDSLWINGELVDKRSVGTFRYEDPPGYELTGSLYAEDFGGREHRVLYDADTVHTEDRMWRIPEGKYFCMGDNRDHSNDSRFWRYVPEENIVGKAMVIYFSWPPGQFSRIARLLR, from the coding sequence ATGTACCTTTCACGCCGGTTAAAACGCGCTCGACGAACCGCACATCGTGATCTGGCTCGCATCACGCGGCGCCTCGATATCGAAACCGAACTTTTCAACGAACGCGCGCGGGAAGTGATCGGGCGCAAGGTCGAAGCTTGCGAGGCCGCCCTCAAAACAGACGACCCCCGCCGCATCGAAGCGGCCCTGGCCGAGTGTAAGGCGACGACCGACGCCTATCTGCCCGCGTGGCGCCGCAGCAACGTGCGCGAAAACGTGGAAGTGGTGCTGGTCGCGTTGTTGCTGTTTATCGTGATCCGCACGTTCGTGGTCCAGGCTTTTAAGATCCCGTCGGGAAGTATGATTCCGACTCTGCGGGTCGGCGATCACATTCTGGTCAACAAGTTTATCTACGGCATCAACATTCCCTTCACCGACTGGAAGATACCGCTTAGCAAACCGCGGCGCGGCGACGTCGTCGTATTCCTGTGGCCGGTCGACCAAAAGACGGACTACATCAAGCGTGTCGTGGGTGTGCCGGGCGACGTGGTCAAAATCAAAGGCGATTCGCTGTGGATAAATGGCGAGTTAGTCGACAAGCGCTCCGTCGGTACTTTCCGCTATGAAGACCCGCCGGGTTACGAACTTACCGGAAGCCTCTACGCCGAGGATTTCGGCGGCCGCGAGCATCGCGTGCTATACGACGCCGACACCGTGCACACCGAAGATCGCATGTGGCGCATTCCCGAGGGCAAGTACTTCTGCATGGGCGACAATCGCGACCACAGCAACGATAGTCGTTTTTGGCGGTACGTGCCGGAGGAGAACATCGTCGGCAAGGCGATGGTGATCTATTTTTCGTGGCCGCCGGGGCAATTTTCGCGCATCGCTCGCCTTCTTCGCTGA
- the lepB gene encoding signal peptidase I, translated as MFVAHRLKKARKEGMRYAKRLRRDLQHPDLFNQPTRNKVERALARFTDQTLASEDPALITRELKQLRHDVDVHLPFHRHSVVREYAEIIIVALLLAMVIRTFIVQAFKIPSASMVPTLLVGDHILVTKSLYGIPIPFTDTKIRLSDPERGDIIVFKWPKDPRTDYIKRIIGLPGDKIEISGTDLYVNGQLVPKTMTGELDYSDPRGYRQDSNVYRETSDENEYTVLYDKRAHRFDSFSTTVPEDHYFCMGDNRDHSKDSRFWGFVPYGYIKGKALIIYFSWPWRQLTRFGHILE; from the coding sequence ATGTTTGTCGCCCATCGACTGAAAAAAGCGCGCAAAGAAGGAATGCGGTACGCCAAGCGGCTGCGGCGGGATTTGCAGCACCCGGATCTCTTCAATCAACCGACGCGAAATAAAGTGGAGCGTGCGCTGGCCCGTTTCACAGACCAGACGCTCGCATCGGAAGATCCCGCGTTGATAACCCGGGAATTGAAGCAGTTGCGGCACGACGTCGACGTCCACCTGCCCTTCCATCGTCACAGCGTGGTGCGCGAATACGCCGAGATCATCATCGTCGCGCTTCTGCTGGCCATGGTGATTCGCACCTTCATTGTCCAGGCGTTCAAGATTCCCTCCGCCAGCATGGTGCCCACGTTGCTGGTGGGAGACCACATTCTGGTGACCAAGTCTTTGTACGGCATTCCGATTCCGTTCACCGACACCAAGATTCGGCTCAGTGATCCCGAGCGGGGCGACATCATCGTATTCAAGTGGCCCAAGGACCCGCGCACGGATTACATCAAGCGCATCATCGGGCTGCCTGGGGACAAGATTGAAATCAGCGGCACCGATTTGTACGTCAACGGCCAACTCGTGCCCAAAACGATGACGGGAGAACTGGACTACAGCGACCCACGCGGCTATCGGCAGGACAGCAACGTCTATCGCGAGACGAGCGACGAGAACGAATACACCGTGCTGTACGACAAGCGCGCGCACCGCTTCGATTCCTTTTCCACGACCGTTCCCGAAGACCATTATTTCTGCATGGGCGATAACCGCGACCACAGCAAAGACAGTCGCTTCTGGGGATTCGTTCCCTACGGTTACATCAAGGGCAAGGCGCTGATCATCTACTTCTCGTGGCCGTGGCGTCAGTTGACGCGTTTCGGCCACATCCTGGAATAG
- a CDS encoding metallophosphoesterase, translating to MRKLKLVISDLHVHTGARLPDGRRNVFEGFLEDALLVEFLEHFSTGEYADDDVEVIANGDFFNLLEIELGTGEPTEAITEEVAVQHLRAVMKGHAQLMDALRDFCERPGKKLTFIIGNHDAALLFGAVRAELHKRISPRLECRVDYSFDGVYLTHGHQYEFIHHFDMKSFTRRGPDGTVRLKLPYGALFVIQFLGAMKHRRSYIDKVIPFSQYLRWAFVNDHVFWWEMLIGIVRFWARNRFSHDAYRRREFSLAPRRFANAVNHKPLVANARAILRRTNYRIVILGHSHKLEYMMCGKDGEYFNSGSWLEQISLDVATLGRSRVRPYVRIDYIDGEPRASHHNWVGRHVLSHPLIP from the coding sequence ATGCGTAAGCTCAAGCTCGTCATCAGCGATTTACACGTCCATACGGGCGCCCGGTTGCCCGATGGGCGTCGCAACGTATTCGAAGGTTTTTTGGAAGACGCGCTGTTGGTTGAGTTTTTGGAGCATTTTTCCACCGGCGAATACGCCGACGACGACGTGGAAGTCATCGCCAACGGCGACTTTTTCAACCTCCTGGAAATCGAACTCGGCACCGGCGAGCCGACCGAGGCGATCACCGAAGAAGTGGCGGTTCAGCACCTGCGCGCGGTCATGAAGGGACACGCCCAGCTTATGGACGCCCTGCGTGACTTTTGCGAGCGACCCGGCAAGAAGCTGACTTTCATCATCGGCAATCACGATGCGGCGTTGCTCTTCGGCGCCGTGCGCGCTGAGTTGCACAAACGCATTTCGCCGCGTTTGGAATGCCGCGTCGATTACTCGTTTGACGGTGTGTACCTCACGCACGGCCACCAGTATGAGTTCATCCATCACTTCGATATGAAAAGCTTCACGCGCCGCGGGCCCGATGGAACCGTCCGCCTCAAGCTCCCTTACGGCGCATTGTTTGTCATCCAGTTTCTCGGCGCGATGAAGCACCGCCGGTCGTACATCGACAAAGTGATTCCTTTCTCGCAGTACCTGCGGTGGGCGTTCGTCAACGACCACGTCTTCTGGTGGGAGATGTTGATCGGTATTGTTCGCTTTTGGGCGCGCAATCGGTTTTCGCACGACGCATACCGACGCCGCGAATTCTCACTCGCGCCGCGCCGCTTCGCCAACGCCGTCAACCACAAGCCGCTCGTGGCCAACGCCCGCGCGATCCTTCGCCGTACGAACTATCGGATCGTCATTTTGGGACACAGCCACAAGCTCGAATACATGATGTGTGGCAAGGACGGCGAGTACTTCAATTCCGGTTCGTGGTTGGAGCAGATATCCCTGGACGTCGCCACCCTGGGTCGCAGCCGCGTGCGCCCGTACGTGCGGATCGACTATATCGACGGCGAGCCGCGGGCGAGCCACCACAATTGGGTTGGACGACACGTCCTTTCCCACCCGCTGATTCCCTGA
- the serS gene encoding serine--tRNA ligase produces the protein MLDLNYVLEHLDDVRANLGHRNMHVEIGVLPELAEARARLLTEGDRLRQRANEVAKSMKGKLEQEERQRLIEEGRALKSEIAALDESTKAAKAAVDDLLRQLPNMTHPDAPIGGTEEENREIKRVGEIPVFDFKPLDHVEIGRRLELIDFEAGNKVAGANFYFLKNDAVLLELAMARFALDILASEGFTPHITPDVARPAILDGVGFNPRGEETQIYSIANQDLALIATSEITLGGMMQNEIVDEDELPMLLAGLSHCFRTEAGAHGRASRGLYRVHQFTKIEMFAFTIPEASAGLHEKMRDIEERIFTALEVPFRVVDICTGDLGSPAYRKYDLEAWMPGRGECGEYGEVTSTSNCTDFQARRLNIRYRPAEGKPRFVHTLNGTAIAVSRALIAVLENHQQADGTVRVPKSLVPYMGKEVIGPPKK, from the coding sequence ATGCTTGATCTGAATTATGTCCTGGAACACCTCGACGACGTGCGCGCCAACCTGGGGCACCGCAACATGCACGTCGAGATCGGCGTGTTGCCGGAACTGGCTGAAGCGCGCGCGCGCCTCCTCACGGAGGGCGACCGCCTGCGTCAGCGGGCCAACGAAGTGGCCAAGTCGATGAAAGGCAAGCTGGAACAGGAAGAGCGGCAGCGGCTGATCGAAGAGGGGCGGGCGCTCAAGAGTGAAATCGCCGCCCTAGACGAAAGCACGAAGGCCGCGAAGGCCGCGGTGGACGACCTCCTTCGCCAACTTCCGAATATGACTCATCCGGACGCGCCTATCGGCGGCACGGAAGAGGAGAACCGCGAAATCAAACGCGTCGGTGAGATACCGGTGTTCGACTTCAAGCCTTTGGACCATGTCGAGATCGGCAGGCGTCTCGAGTTGATTGATTTCGAAGCGGGCAACAAGGTGGCGGGTGCGAATTTCTACTTTCTGAAAAACGACGCCGTGTTGCTCGAACTGGCGATGGCTCGTTTCGCCTTGGACATCCTGGCATCCGAGGGCTTCACGCCGCATATCACGCCGGACGTGGCGCGACCGGCCATACTCGACGGCGTCGGTTTCAATCCGCGGGGCGAGGAAACGCAGATCTACTCCATCGCCAATCAGGACCTCGCGCTGATCGCCACGTCGGAAATCACCCTGGGCGGCATGATGCAAAATGAGATCGTTGACGAGGACGAACTGCCGATGCTGCTGGCCGGGCTGAGCCATTGCTTCCGCACTGAGGCCGGAGCACACGGTCGCGCGAGCCGCGGCCTCTACCGCGTGCACCAATTCACGAAGATCGAAATGTTCGCCTTCACGATCCCCGAGGCGTCGGCAGGGCTCCACGAGAAGATGCGCGACATCGAGGAACGCATCTTTACCGCGTTGGAAGTGCCGTTTCGCGTGGTGGATATCTGCACGGGCGATTTGGGGAGTCCGGCCTATCGCAAATACGATCTGGAAGCGTGGATGCCGGGGCGGGGCGAGTGCGGCGAATACGGCGAAGTGACCAGCACCAGCAACTGCACCGACTTCCAGGCGCGGCGGTTGAATATTCGCTACCGGCCCGCGGAAGGCAAACCGCGTTTTGTCCACACGCTCAACGGTACGGCGATCGCCGTGTCGCGGGCGCTGATCGCTGTGCTCGAAAACCATCAACAGGCCGACGGCACGGTGCGTGTGCCGAAGTCTTTGGTGCCCTACATGGGCAAGGAAGTGATCGGCCCGCCCAAAAAATAG